The following proteins come from a genomic window of Spongiibacter tropicus DSM 19543:
- a CDS encoding DoxX family protein, translated as MKNVIRVLICLFFLGGGVAHFLVAEGFAAIVPPFLPWPLAIVWLTGVAELIMAPMVFWPRYREQVGKLMALYCLLVLPANIYQAISGVEGVGGDLPESFLWLRIPLQFVLIAAILWATTDNKRAIDL; from the coding sequence TTGAAGAACGTGATTCGTGTGCTGATCTGCCTGTTTTTTCTCGGTGGCGGGGTGGCGCATTTTCTCGTGGCGGAGGGCTTTGCCGCCATTGTTCCCCCTTTTCTGCCCTGGCCGCTGGCGATTGTCTGGTTGACGGGCGTCGCCGAACTGATCATGGCGCCGATGGTATTTTGGCCGCGCTATCGGGAGCAGGTGGGTAAGCTGATGGCGCTTTACTGCCTGCTGGTGCTGCCGGCCAATATTTATCAGGCGATCAGTGGTGTGGAGGGGGTTGGCGGAGACTTGCCCGAGTCGTTTCTCTGGCTGCGTATTCCGCTGCAGTTTGTGCTGATAGCAGCTATTCTGTGGGCAACAACAGACAATAAACGCGCGATTGATCTATAG